Proteins encoded within one genomic window of Anaerolineae bacterium:
- a CDS encoding FAD-dependent oxidoreductase, whose protein sequence is MEGTVEVTKRVPVVAEVDVLVAGAGIAGCCAAVAAARNGARTMLVDRFGILGGNVGPGMMSGGVVHLALGYPQAMMGGLKGIPGEFLNRCEGYADGQMGHQHLRDSQVASYVWLRMMEENRVRLLLNTYVADPIMEGNRVVGVMVENKSGSQAILAGVVIDATADADVAMRAGAPVDEGENYVHPGMHFTVAGVDTGRFMGWLRGEHRIDPQDLAWAEEIFTRHFGSPVPRLNPLIPFYKRAWELGEYWIIKDIDGIASVSLDHGIPHSPNEYFGPRDGLVSTQVGLRGKGIRSGDQAMMSRLEAGSRLYIFETAQFLRRYVPGFEQSYLLVVSPYFHTRGGRGIVAEHATTMEDMAVGRRFDDVIFVHYPDQRQPRVEGGADFPYRQLLPQKVEGLLCAGLSAILQPPSMRNRWKCLMMGQAAGLAAAMAARDGVTPRDIDIKELQRTLVHRYQAYLGDGERLRELGVAEA, encoded by the coding sequence GTGGAAGGTACTGTGGAGGTTACCAAGCGCGTACCGGTGGTGGCCGAGGTGGACGTCCTGGTGGCAGGCGCTGGCATCGCCGGCTGCTGCGCCGCCGTGGCTGCCGCGCGCAACGGGGCCCGGACCATGCTGGTGGACCGGTTCGGCATCCTGGGAGGCAACGTGGGGCCGGGGATGATGTCGGGAGGGGTGGTCCACCTGGCCCTAGGCTATCCCCAGGCAATGATGGGCGGGCTGAAGGGGATCCCGGGCGAGTTCCTCAATCGGTGCGAGGGCTATGCTGACGGACAGATGGGACACCAGCACCTGCGGGACTCGCAGGTGGCCTCGTACGTTTGGCTCAGGATGATGGAGGAGAACCGGGTCCGGCTGTTGCTCAACACCTACGTTGCCGATCCCATCATGGAAGGGAACCGGGTGGTGGGCGTGATGGTAGAGAACAAGTCGGGCTCCCAGGCCATCCTGGCCGGAGTGGTGATCGACGCCACGGCCGACGCTGACGTGGCGATGCGGGCCGGAGCGCCGGTAGACGAGGGCGAGAACTACGTCCACCCCGGCATGCACTTCACGGTGGCCGGGGTGGACACCGGCAGGTTCATGGGCTGGCTGCGAGGCGAGCATCGCATTGATCCACAGGACCTCGCCTGGGCCGAGGAGATCTTCACCCGGCACTTCGGCTCTCCCGTACCGCGGCTGAACCCGCTCATCCCCTTCTACAAGAGGGCCTGGGAGCTGGGGGAGTACTGGATCATCAAGGACATAGACGGCATCGCCAGCGTCAGCCTCGACCACGGCATCCCCCACTCGCCCAATGAGTACTTCGGCCCTCGGGATGGCCTGGTGAGCACCCAGGTGGGCCTGCGGGGCAAGGGCATCCGGAGCGGCGACCAGGCGATGATGAGCAGGCTGGAGGCGGGCTCGCGCCTGTACATCTTCGAGACGGCCCAGTTCCTGCGGCGCTACGTTCCCGGGTTCGAGCAGTCGTACCTGCTGGTGGTGTCGCCCTACTTCCACACCCGCGGCGGGCGGGGGATCGTGGCCGAGCACGCCACCACCATGGAGGACATGGCGGTCGGGCGTCGGTTCGACGACGTGATCTTCGTGCACTACCCCGATCAGCGTCAGCCGAGGGTGGAGGGCGGGGCGGACTTCCCCTACCGGCAGCTCCTGCCTCAGAAGGTGGAGGGGCTGCTGTGCGCTGGGCTCTCAGCCATCCTGCAGCCGCCCTCGATGAGGAACCGGTGGAAGTGCCTGATGATGGGGCAGGCGGCGGGCTTGGCGGCGGCCATGGCGGCCCGCGACGGGGTGACGCCGCGCGACATTGACATAAAGGAGCTGCAGCGCACCCTGGTGCACCGCTACCAGGCTTACCTGGGCGATGGGGAGAGGCTGCGGGAGTTAGGTGTGGCAGAGGCGTAG
- a CDS encoding response regulator, producing MGASLGVEEVHEALLCLYSPTELARCALAQEIVAAREVGDVVLRAQAVRDLLLDALETLRPTGGPSPSASASRAYDCLTYRYVSGMSVEDVAYELHLSPRQVYRDLRWGEERLAELLSSRLSGQDAPDPRPSSPLSQELEAAASGAQAMDLAEAVASSVAALDALAERLDTTLEYEGPTTGLPIRGTPGLLRSLIAQVLSALLQTSGPVHVSLTSDHKLACLSFRVRQRPGILRRELAGPASQLLQVQRIGYRLSAEGEDAILQMHFPLNPERVVLVVEDSPGACALYGRYLEGTGWKPVLAERPGLVTGLAVAHRAAAIILDIMMPETDGWSVLQAVRLNPLTAEVPVIVCSVLSDPELAAALGATGYLTKPVTRPQLLAALAQAAPASRPA from the coding sequence ATGGGAGCATCGCTGGGGGTCGAAGAGGTTCACGAGGCACTCCTGTGCCTCTACAGCCCTACGGAGCTCGCCCGGTGCGCTCTGGCGCAGGAGATTGTTGCCGCGCGCGAAGTTGGTGATGTGGTCCTGCGGGCACAGGCAGTGCGCGATCTCCTTCTGGACGCGCTCGAGACCTTGCGGCCCACCGGTGGTCCGTCACCCTCCGCATCCGCCTCCCGCGCCTACGACTGCCTGACCTACAGGTACGTCTCGGGCATGTCAGTAGAGGACGTCGCTTACGAACTGCACCTGAGCCCGCGACAGGTCTACCGGGACCTGCGCTGGGGAGAGGAGAGGCTGGCCGAGCTGCTCAGCTCCCGGCTCTCCGGCCAGGATGCGCCGGACCCGCGCCCCAGCTCGCCCCTCTCGCAGGAGCTGGAGGCGGCCGCCTCCGGGGCTCAGGCGATGGACCTGGCGGAGGCGGTGGCCTCTTCCGTGGCTGCCCTGGACGCTCTGGCCGAGCGCCTGGATACCACCCTCGAGTACGAGGGCCCCACCACGGGGCTACCGATCAGGGGCACGCCGGGCCTTCTGCGCTCCCTCATCGCCCAGGTGCTCAGCGCGTTACTTCAGACCAGTGGCCCGGTGCATGTGTCGCTCACTTCCGACCACAAGCTCGCTTGCCTCAGCTTCCGGGTACGTCAGAGGCCTGGCATCCTGCGCCGCGAACTGGCGGGGCCTGCCAGCCAGCTGCTTCAGGTACAGAGGATAGGCTACCGCCTATCGGCCGAAGGCGAGGATGCCATCCTGCAGATGCACTTCCCCCTCAACCCGGAGAGGGTAGTGCTGGTGGTAGAAGACAGCCCGGGCGCTTGCGCCCTTTACGGCCGCTACCTCGAAGGCACGGGGTGGAAGCCGGTGCTGGCCGAGAGGCCAGGCCTGGTCACCGGTCTGGCGGTGGCTCACCGGGCCGCAGCCATCATCCTAGACATCATGATGCCCGAGACCGACGGCTGGAGCGTCCTGCAGGCAGTGCGGCTGAACCCTCTTACGGCGGAGGTTCCGGTCATCGTATGCTCGGTGCTCAGCGACCCAGAGCTGGCCGCCGCCCTGGGCGCTACCGGCTACCTCACCAAGCCTGTGACCCGTCCTCAACTGCTAGCCGCTCTGGCGCAGGCAGCTCCGGCAAGTAGGCCGGCTTGA